A genome region from Camelina sativa cultivar DH55 chromosome 10, Cs, whole genome shotgun sequence includes the following:
- the LOC104720685 gene encoding uncharacterized protein LOC104720685 translates to MTYKGKGQFTKRKKLSPMFVGPYKVIERIGAVAYKLELPPKLDVFHKVFHVSQLRKCLSEEDEVVEDVPRELQENLMVEATPIQIIYRMVKGMRRKKINMVKILWNCGGHKEATWETENKMKANYRKWFKEMSEDQLDPDLGTNPFQGGRIVTSAILNRIVGRGLVRDGREISDKSGV, encoded by the coding sequence ATGACCTATAAGGGAAAAGGGCAATTTACCAAAAGGAAAAAGTTGAGCCCAATGTTCGTTGGCCCGTACAAGGTGATCGAACGGATAGGCGCGGTGGCATACAAATTGGAGTTACCACCGAAGCTAGACGTCTTTCATAAGGTTTTTCATGTATCACAATTACGGAAATGCCTAAGTGAGGAGGACGAAGTGGTCGAGGACGTACCACGCGAGTTGCAAGAAAACTTGATGGTGGAAGCCACGCCTATTCAAATCATTTACCGAATGGTAAAGGGAATGCGCAGAAAAAAGATTAACATGGTGAAGATCTTATGGAACTGCGGTGGACACAAAGAAGCTACTTGGGAGACTGAGAACAAGATGAAGGCGAATTATCGCAAGTGGTTTAAGGAGATGAGTGAAGACCAACTTGATCCGGATTTGGGGACGAATCCCTTTCAAGGGGGAAGAATTGTAACGTCCGCGATCTTGAATAGGATCGTAGGTCGTGGCTTGGTCCGAGATGGTAGGGAAATCTCGGACAAGTCGGGAGTTTAG
- the LOC104719821 gene encoding probable WRKY transcription factor 24 isoform X1 → MEREDINSSMLNLDVENNNTFSSFVDKTLMMMPPLTFSGEVEPCSSSSWYPESFHVHVPPPAPENDQIGEKGKNKEKEKRSRKVPRIAFHTRSDDDVLDDGYRWRKYGQKSVKNNAHPRSYYRCTYHTCNVKKQVQRLAKDPNVVVTTYEGIHNHPCEKLMETLNPLLRQLQFLSSFSNL, encoded by the exons ATGGAGAGAGAAGACATTAATAGTAGTATGTTAAACCTAGATGTCGAAAACAACAACACCTTCTCTTCCTTTGTAGACAAAACTCTAATGATGATGCCTCCATTAACATTTTCCGGCGAGGTGGAgccttgctcttcttcttcttggtatcCAGAAAGCTTTCATGTGCATGTGCCACCACCAGCGCCTGAGAATGATCAAATAGGTGAGAAGGGGaagaataaagagaaagagaagagatcgaGGAAAGTTCCAAGGATTGCTTTTCATACGaggagtgatgatgatgttcttgATGATGGTTATCGTTGGCGAAAGTACGGCCAGAAATCTGTCAAGAACAATGCTCATCCTAG GAGCTATTACAGGTGTACGTACCACACATGCAACGTGAAGAAACAAGTGCAAAGATTGGCAAAAGATCCAAACGTGGTCGTAACGACTTACGAAGGCATTCATAACCATCCTTGTGAGAAGCTCATGGAGACTCTTAATCCTctcctcaggcaactccagttCCTCTCTAGTTTCTCTAATCTCTga
- the LOC104719821 gene encoding probable WRKY transcription factor 24 isoform X2: protein MEREDINSSMLNLDVENNNTFSSFVDKTLMMMPPLTFSGEVEPCSSSSWYPESFHVHVPPPAPENDQIGEKGKNKEKEKRSRKVPRIAFHTRSDDDVLDDGYRWRKYGQKSVKNNAHPRIDQKLSRLKKRLVSLTTGRSGSIDDLVCV from the exons ATGGAGAGAGAAGACATTAATAGTAGTATGTTAAACCTAGATGTCGAAAACAACAACACCTTCTCTTCCTTTGTAGACAAAACTCTAATGATGATGCCTCCATTAACATTTTCCGGCGAGGTGGAgccttgctcttcttcttcttggtatcCAGAAAGCTTTCATGTGCATGTGCCACCACCAGCGCCTGAGAATGATCAAATAGGTGAGAAGGGGaagaataaagagaaagagaagagatcgaGGAAAGTTCCAAGGATTGCTTTTCATACGaggagtgatgatgatgttcttgATGATGGTTATCGTTGGCGAAAGTACGGCCAGAAATCTGTCAAGAACAATGCTCATCCTAG AATCGACCAAAAACTATCACGGCTAAAGAAAAGATTAGTTAGCTTAACAACCGGCAGGTCTGGCTCGATCGACGATCTTGTTTGTGTTTAA